The Notamacropus eugenii isolate mMacEug1 chromosome 4, mMacEug1.pri_v2, whole genome shotgun sequence DNA window CTCTTATCCTGAGCAGTTGGAAAGTAATTCAATCTGTCCAACCTACTGAAATTGCCATCTCTATTATGTTTTTCAAATTGCCTTGTATCTCAAGCTTTGCTCCTTTAATATAAGTTATTGgtcatttcattttccagatgaaattcCTACGGTGGTGGGGATCTTCAGTGCATTTGGTCTGGTGTTCACAGTATCTCTGTTTGCTTGGATCTGCTGTCAGAGAAAATCCTCCAAGACTAACAAGACTCCTCCCTATAAATTTGTACATGTGCTCAAGGGAGTTGACATTTATCCAGAAAACCTGAACAGTAAGAAGAAATTTGGAGCAGATGACAAAAGTGAAGCAAAAAATAAACCAGCTGTGCCAAAGACCTCACTACATCTTGACCTTGAGAAGAGAGACCTTAATGGCAATTTCCCCAAAGCAAACCCCAAAGCTGGCAGCCCTTCTGATCTTGAGCACTTGACTCCTAAAACATTctcagaaaaagaacagaaagagtcCACTTCCCCAGACAGCTTGAAGTCTAGTTCATCGTTATGTTCTGTAGAGAAACAGGATAAACTTGGCaccctcttcttttccttagAGTACAATTTTGAGAAAAAGGCATTTGTGGTGAATATCAAAGAAGCTCGTGGCTTGCCAGCTATGGATGAACAGTCAATGACTTCTGACCCCTATATCAAAATGACCATCCTTCCTGAGAAGAAGCACAAAGTGAAAACCAGAGTCCTGAGAAAAACCTTAGATCCAGCTTTTGATGAAACCTTCACCTTCTATGGGATCCCATATAGCCAAATACAAGATTTGGTCCTTCACTTCATTATCTTGAGTTTTGACAGGTTTTCAAGAGATGATATCATTGGAGAAGTGCTTATTCCCCTCTCAGGCATTGAATTGGCTGATGGAAGAATGTTAATGAACAGAGAGATCatcaaaagaaatgttagggtAATTGATTTCAACCATTTTGAAGTACTTGCAATCAAGGTTGAGTTATTAGTATGTTATTAGTAGCTAATTTAAAATATCTAGATCTTTTACTTGAAAATTCTATCAGGTTCTGAGGCATTATTCTCACCATGTTTAATgctaacaacaaaaataatagcatgatgaaaataatttcatttatttaactttatattttcataaatagtTATAGAGAGATGTCTTAAGGGCTATAAAGAATAATCAAGTTTTATGAAACTTTGACAAATATCATTCtaaagattcatttttctctcctctcctaagTATTTGTACTGGCTTTAAATGAAGTTATTTTCCAAAAAGGCAGAAATTGCATTATACTGAATCTTTATcttatacatgtatgtttatcaCCAACATCATTGGTAGTTAATGATCATAGTTTTATTTTAGTGTAGGGAATATCACGTCTTTTCCATGAAATAATTTATCAGTTAATATTGTTATATGCTATGTTACTAATATGTTATTTACTATGCTTTTGGCACAATTATCTTTTAGTTTTCACGACAGTATTGGAAAATGAGAAGATATGAAACTAAACAAAAGAAAGTCTAATTCAACTTAAAGTATAACATTCAAATGTCTTATTGCAGCCATAATATATAAGGTGTTTAGTGATAGAAATGTCATTGAAAATTCAGCAATGTGAGAACTGCATATTTTAACAAAGAATcattaaaactgaaagggactttgcACACAGCCAAGCCCTTGCCTCTATTTTGCCAAATtttgatgaggaaacttaggcacaGGTAGGTACAATTTGTAATCTAAAACCATTATGTGACTTTAACAAGTCTTTTAAACCCTCCAGTCCTCACGTGTGAAATTGAGAATGGtaaattaaaattcttatttcCCTTCTTGGCTATAACTTGTCATTCACAAAATTTTTCTCACTTTTCCCTACCTACTGAAATTTGTTCATACATTTTCTCTGCCTAATATATTCACTTCACCTGAATCACTCTCTCTAAAGATTACCCATGATCCTTTGATATTGCTTATAAGtgggaaaataatttcaggtCTAAAAATCTAGTCTCTTGATTCCTAATCTAGTACTTTCATATCAAACTATAATATTCCCCAtgtttgatatatatatacatatatacatacatatatgtatatatacatacatgtatgtgtatatgtatacacatacatatatgtatatatacatatacatacatacatacatacatacatatatatatatatatatatatatatatatatatatactttactCAGACTATTTATTCCCAATGAAATTTTTTAGTGTTATTTAAAAATTCACCTCAAGGGAACGAATATACAGGGATAGCATATGCAATAATCATAAAGAAAAAGACCATACCTCTTTATCTTACAAAGCATTTGGAATGTTTTGACATAGTCTACACttataaactatatcaaaataAGTAAAGTTAGGCATTTACTTACCTGCATTTTATAGGGGATTGTGTTAGTATTTTAAGTATCAAATTAGCAtcaatttctatattttatttcataatatgtaataaattcaattcatcaaTTGCCCAAGGGTTCCTCAAAGTTGAATGTGTCatctcatttttcatctgtttctgAGGTTGGGGACCATGCCAGAAACACCATTCTATATCTCAGAATTTCTTATACTAAAGCCTATgactaaaaaaaatgacaactatatttctgaagttcctttgtaattctatgtgtcTTATTCTatgagttttaaaatattttttctgaagAGGTCAATAGAATTAACCAGCCTGACAAAACAGTTCAAGATAAAAATGGTGAAGATCTACTCTTCCTACTCACAAGTCTTTAAGcttttttctcaccttttttttttattaaaattttctgttttaagtTAGCAGCCATCCCAAAAGCAGAATTTAAGTATTACCCAGAGAATATTGCAATCAAATAAATCCAAACTGAGGGGACAGAAACTCCAAATCGAATTCTCACCAGACTTTAATACATTTCCTAAGAGCAAAACAAACCTACTATATTAttaaatagagagaaaagagttgaATAGAGTTGAACCTTATTGAAATCTCTGAGGGATTTTTGAACAAGCTTTATATCTCTGATTAGACACAGCTACTACAACTAAAAAAATGTAGGGTCATTTTGTTCTTCACTCAGTGTTTTAGGAGGAATGAATAATATGTTAATCACTCAAGTTACTTCAACAAATATAAAGTAATCCCGAAAATAAAAGCTATGGCTAGCTATATATAAACTACCATTGAATCTTCtcttgcaaaatttaaaaaaaggtgtgGCTAATCCCTGGGAAATGAAAACATTAAGCAACAATCATGATGACCACTAGATGGCAAACACAAGTGCTATGACACAAGAATGTGCTGGTTACTCATGAAGCTTTCTATTATAATTGCTTTTTGCTCTATTGTATTAAAGTGAAAGTAgtaaaaattaagttaaataaaatagaagTATGTAATAGTGCTATGTATATAGTTCATTAGAAATTATGTTTTACAAGCAACAGAAAATATATAATGtcaaaagatatttataaaaagtatCTTTATTTCTCTAGAAGTCTTCAGGAAGAGGTGAACTTCTGATCTCTCTTTGCTATCAATCCACAACCAACACTCTCACTGTGGTGGTTCTGAAAGCTCGGCACCTACCTAAAGCCGATGTTTCTGGATTATCAGGTAACTTTGCAtctgaaataaatgaatttttattggaAAAGAATTGATCCCAGATTAGGAagattatgtttgtgtgtgtgtgtgtgtgtgtatatatacacatataaatcttCATCTTTTAAGTCCTGATTTCTATTTTTGTCTAGTTAGAAGGTATACCATGTGCCCTTCTTTGGTTTCCTAAACAGTCAACACTATCATGATTGTTCTCAAGTTTATCTTAAGACTTTAGGAACATGAATAAAACAGGTAAAGTTTGAGTTGAAGAGAGATGGAAAGGTTTTATAAAAAGACATATAGTCAGAATCAGCATGGGAACGGCTTAGATGAAACCCAGACCAAAGAAGCAGGATGTTGTATTGTGTTTTGATATGATTAAAGCTTTTATAAAACTAGCAAAGGAGTATAATTTCATGCCTAAGTCAAATGTGCTATTACATTTTCTATCATATCTCTGCATTGACTCTCCCATTatctttatttatcatttttatttactaAAACCAATAAAAGTGATCACTGATTTTTAGTTCAATGAATAACCATAGGAAGGAAACATTaaacaacaataatttattaagtaatttTTATGTATGGTTACCAAATGTACATCACTGTATTAATTtaatttcaaaaagtatttttaagcaCTAATCATTGTGATAGGCACCAAAGAAGTCTCCAAAATTAGGAAAAGATCTAGCCCTGACTTGTGAATGTTATAAACAAATGGGCAATATTGttgagtcacttttcagtcatgtctgactcttcatgaccctattaggggatttcttggcaaagacaatagaATGCTTtgacattcccttctccagctcattttataggtgaggaacaggcaaacaggattaagtgattcacccagatcacacagtaagtgtgattagtaagtgtcagagattggatttgaacaaATGAAGATAAGTCTTCAGATTCTAAACCCTGTGCTTTACCCTCTggaccacctagttgccctttcaAATGAGGGATAGTATGtagataattataatatatgGTAATAcaggaatggaaaaagaaatctgtATGAGACCCAGGGAGGGATGTTGTTGCAAATAGATGCCACCTTGGTTTAAGAGAGGCAAAGTTAACTTTATTGCCATAAAACTCCTGTCTCTTATTGATTTGATCATCTCATCTTTCTATTATGCCTCAACTATGGCCTTTGAGTTGTAACTTCAATCCTGTCCGACCTCCTGAGTCCTTTTCTCTGTAATTATCTGCTTTATACCTTGAAAAAAATCTCCAATTCTTTACTACGCTTCAATCCAATTGTTGCCAAGCTatgttccttcttccttcttagtGTCTCTGATATcatatttttgtccattttcatTATACATTTCTAGGGTAGACCTTTATAATTTCTCACATGGCCTATTACAGTGTTGTCCTGACTTGCTTTCTTGCATCTAGCAATATGCTAACCTGTAACATCTCCTTATTTCATTCTATCCAGCACATTGTTATGTCAGAAATCTTGCaaaattctttctttatctcaCTGTTAAAAACAACTTCTAGTGCTCCCCTAATATCCATAGAATACAATTCAAACTTAGCCAAACATTAAAAGCCCTCCATAATATGATTCTAATATATCCAGTCTTATTTCACCATATTTGCCCTGAAAATCGACGTATCAATTCACCATTCCCCAAAATTATGGgtttttttctaattcctttcctttgtttACAAAAGATCACCATGAGGAATGCATATCTTTTGTTACCCCTGTCCTCATCAGCATTATTATTGCCAAATGAATGACTACTCTTCCTTCTAGACAGAGCTTGAAATCTGCCTCTTTCATGAATTCTTCATTAATCATTCAAATATAAGTAATCTTTTCCTCCTTGGATCTAGTCTAACATAATACTTGCTTTTCACTTGTATATCTATTATGCTGTTATATGTATCACTATTTTTTGTGTACTTTTTT harbors:
- the SYT4 gene encoding synaptotagmin-4 isoform X2, with the translated sequence MAPITSSREEFDEIPTVVGIFSAFGLVFTVSLFAWICCQRKSSKTNKTPPYKFVHVLKGVDIYPENLNSKKKFGADDKSEAKNKPAVPKTSLHLDLEKRDLNGNFPKANPKAGSPSDLEHLTPKTFSEKEQKESTSPDSLKSSSSLCSVEKQDKLGTLFFSLEYNFEKKAFVVNIKEARGLPAMDEQSMTSDPYIKMTILPEKKHKVKTRVLRKTLDPAFDETFTFYGIPYSQIQDLVLHFIILSFDRFSRDDIIGEVLIPLSGIELADGRMLMNREIIKRNVRKSSGRGELLISLCYQSTTNTLTVVVLKARHLPKADVSGLSDPYVKVNLYHAKKRISKKKTHVKKCTPNAVFNELFVFDIPCESLEEISVEFLVLDSDRGSRNEVIGRLVLGASAEGTGGEHWKEIREYPRRQIAKWHMLCDG
- the SYT4 gene encoding synaptotagmin-4 isoform X1 gives rise to the protein MAPITSSREEFDEIPTVVGIFSAFGLVFTVSLFAWICCQRKSSKTNKTPPYKFVHVLKGVDIYPENLNSKKKFGADDKSEAKNKPAVPKTSLHLDLEKRDLNGNFPKANPKAGSPSDLEHLTPKTFSEKEQKESTSPDSLKSSSSLCSVEKQDKLGTLFFSLEYNFEKKAFVVNIKEARGLPAMDEQSMTSDPYIKMTILPEKKHKVKTRVLRKTLDPAFDETFTFYGIPYSQIQDLVLHFIILSFDRFSRDDIIGEVLIPLSGIELADGRMLMNREIIKRNVRKSSGRGELLISLCYQSTTNTLTVVVLKARHLPKADVSGLSDPYVKVNLYHAKKRISKKKTHVKKCTPNAVFNELFVFDIPCESLEEISVEFLVLDSDRGSRNEVIGRLVLGASAEGTGGEHWKEIREYPRRQIAKWHMLCDGFGLWRPL